GGGACGCGTCCTTCAACCCCAGCACGTCGACACCCCTCACCCAGACCGTCCAGAAAGCGGACACCACCACCAGCCTGGGCGCGGCGCCCAACCCCTCGCGCGTCGGCCAGCCGGTGACCTTCACCGCCACGGTGACGGTGAACGCGCCGGGGAGCGGGGCCCCGACGGGGACGGTGACCTTCCTGGAGGGCGCGACGACTTTGGGGACCGGAACGCTGGCCGGCGGCGCCGCCACCCTCACCACGGCGGCGCTGGGCGTCGGCCCGCACACCGTGACGGCGCGCTACGACGGCGACGCCGCCTTCAACCCCAGCACCTCGCCGGCCGGGACCCAGACGGTTCAGAAGGCCGACACCACCACCGGTCTGAACGCGGCGCCCAACCCGTCGGTGTACGGCCAGGCCGTCACTTTCACGGCCACCGTGGCGGTCACGGCCCCGGGCGCGGGGACCCCCACTGGGACGGTGACCTTCCTGGAGGGCGCGACCACCCTGGGGACCGGGACGCTCTCGGGCGGCACCGCCACGTTTACCACCCCGGCGCTGGGCGTCGGGCCGCACACGGTGACGGCACGCTACGACGGCGACCCATCCTTCAACCCCAGCACCTCGGCGCCCCTCGCCCAGGACGTCCAGAAGGCGAACACCACCACCGGCCTGAACACGGCGCCCAACCCGTCGGTGTACGGCCAGGCCGTCACCTTCACGGCCACCGTGGCGGTCACGGCGCCGGGCGCGGGGACGCCCACGGGGACGGTGACCTTCCTCGACGGCGCCACGACCCTGGGGACCGGGACCCTGTCGGGCGACACGGCCACGTTCACCAACCCGACGCTGTCGGTGGCAACGCACACGGTGACGGCTCGCTACGACGGCGACGCCGCCTTCAACCCCAGCACGTCCTCCGCCGTCAACCAGACGGTGGACAAGGCCGAAACGACAACGGCCCTGGTCTCGGCGCCCAACCCGTCGGTGTTCGGCCAAGCGGTGACCTTCACGGCCACGGTTGCGGTGAGCGCGCCGGGGGCGGGGACGCCGACGGGGACGGTGACCTTCCTGGAGGGCGCCACCACGCTGGGGACGGGGACGCTGTCGGGCACCACGGCGACCTTCACAGCCGCGACGCTGGCGGCAGGGCCACACGCGGTGACGGCGCGCTACGACGGCGACGCCGCCTTCAACACCAGCACATCCTCCGCCGTCAACCAGACGGTGAACAAGGCGGACACCGCCACCGCGCTGACCTCCTCCCCCAACCCGTCGGTGTTCGGCCAGGCGGTGACCTTCACGGCCACCGTGACGGCGGTGGCGCCGGGGACGGGGACGCCCGCGGGGACGGTGACCTTCCTTGACGGGGCGACGACCCTGGGGACGGGTGCCCTGGCCGGCGGCACGGCCACGTTCACCACGGCCGCGCTGGCGGTGGCGACGCACCCCGTCACGGCGCGCTACGAGGGCGACCCGTCTTTCAACACCAGCACGTCGACGATCCTGGACCAGGGGGTCCAGAAAGCGGATTCCACCGCGGCGGTGGCGTCGTCCGCCAACCCGTCGGCGTGGGGGCAGAGCGTGACCTTCACGGCCACGGTGACGGCGGCGGCGCCGGGGGCGGGGACGCCCACGGGGGCGGTGACGTTCCTGGACGGGGCCGCGACCCTGGGGACCGCCGCCCTGGACGGGAGCGGGGTCGCCTCCTTCTCCACCAGCGCGCTGGAGGTGGCGACGCACCCGGTGACGGTGAGCTACGGCGGGGACGGCCACTTCAACGGCAGCACGTCGGGGGTGCTGTCCCAGGTGGTGAACCCGGCCGGGACCGCCACGGCGCTGGCGCTCTCGGCGAGCCCGGTCTGCGAGGGCGAGCCGGTGACCTTCACGGCCACCGTGACGGTGACGGCGCCGGGGGCGGGGACGCCCACGGGAACGGTGACGTTCTACGACGACGCCGTGTCCCTCGGCACGGGGACCCTCGACGGCGCCGGCACGGCCGTGCTGACCACGGCGGCCATGGCTCCGGGGGCCCGCACCGTGAGCGCGGCCTACGGCGGGGACGCCCATTTCGGCGCGAGCACCTCGCCGGGGGCGGGCCACACCGTCAACCCGCTGCCCACGCCCCTCATCACGGGGCCGGCCACCGTCTGCCTGGGGTCGGACGTGACGCTGGACGCGGGAGCGGACTACGCCGCGTACCACTGGTCCCCGGGCGGCGAGACGACCCGGGCCATCACGGTGTCGCCCGCGGCGGCGACGGCGTACACGGTGACAGTCACCACGGCGGCCGGCTGCACGGCCACCTCCCCGGACCACACGGTGACGGTCCTGAGCGTCACGGAGATCACGGCCATGCCGCTACCCCGGACGATCTGGGCCGGCCAGGCCGCCACGCTGTCCGTCCTGGCGTCGGGCGAGACGCTCCACTACCAGTGGTACCGCGGCGTGGCGAGCGATGTGTCCGAGCCGGTGGGCGGGGACGCGAACACCTTCACCACGCCCGCCCTGGCCGAGACCACGCCCTACTGGGTCCAGGTCACGGGCGGCTGCGGGCCGGCCGACTCGGTCACGGCCTGGGTCACCGTGCGCCAGGTTGCGTCGCACGCCGTCGTCGATTTCGACGCGAACGGGATCAGCGACGTCTTCTGGCGCAACGACGTGCAGGACGTCACGTCCGCGTGGTTGCTGGAGAATGACGGGGCCATCGTCGGGCTCTACCTGGGCGGGTCCGGCGACGGTGTCTGGGAGGTGAAGGGCTTGAACGACTTCACCGGCGACGGGCCGGACGACGTCCTGTGGCGGAACCGCTTCTCCGGCGAGCTGTCGATGTGGATTCTCGGGAAGGGCGGCGTCGTCGCGGACGAGTCCCCCGGGGAAGTGGACCCGGCCTGGCAGATCGTGGGGACGGGGGACGTCAACGCCGACGGGATGGCGGACCTCTTCTGGCGCAACGACGAACTGGGGCTGCTGTCCCTGTGGTTCATGGACGGTGCGGCCGTGAAGGGGTCATTGGATCTCGGCGGCGTCGGGTCCGTGGACTGGCAGGTGGTCGGCACCGCCGACTTCGACGGCAGCGGGACCGCGGACCTCTTCTGGCGCCACGGGCCGACGGGCGCCCCGTCCATCTGGCTCCTGAACGACCGCGGGTTCGCCGCCGACGTGTCCCCCGGGCCCATGGACCCGGCCTGGCACGTGCTGGGCTTCGGGGACGTGGACCGGGACGGCTGCGCCGACGTCCTCTGGCGGAACGCAGAGACGGGGGCGCTGTCCCTGTGGTTGATCAACGCAGGCGGTCTCCAGCGGAGCATCGACATGGGAACGGTGTCCGACCTGAACTGGAAGGTCATGGGCGTCGGCGACTTCAACGGGGACGGTCGGGCCGACCTGCTCTGGCGGAACATGACAACGGGGACCCTGGCGTTCTGGTACCTGCACGAGAAGGGAATCGTCGGCAACCCCTCGCCCGGGGCGGCCACCCCGGACTGGCAGACCCTCAACCACGTCATCCTCAACGTCTTCCCGGCCGGAGGGGGCAAGGGCGACGGCGCGCCGCCCCCCCCCGCCCCGGCCGCCGAAGCGGCGCCTCTGCCGAGGTGATCGCCGGGCGAGAACCGGCCCCCGAAGTTGAGGGCCCGTGGGGAGCGGGAAGAGGGAGGTGCGTCGGCACACCCGCTCGAACGCCCGCCGAAGGAGCCGCGACATGTTCCTCGCACGATTATTCCTGGCCTGTGCCGCCGCTTTCGCCGGGGTTGCCGCGGCATCTCCCCCGGGCACCGGGGCGGACCCGGCCGGAACCCCTCCGGCAGCCCCGCAACCGGCGCCCGCCAAAGCGAAAGCGTCCGCACTTCCCTACTACTCGACCCTCGACTTCGAGAACCTGCCGCTTCAGGAAGGGCTCTGCCACCTTCCCGTGACCGGCTGGCAGCAGAGCACCGACTACACCTGCGGCCCCGCGTCCGTTCTCAGCCTGCTCCGCTACTGGGGCCTCGTGACGGAAACCGACCCGAAGATCCTCACGAAGATCGAGAGGCAGTTGGCGGCGGAGATGGGGTCGAACATGACCTGCGGGACCACGCCCGAGGCCATCCTGGCCTGGTTCCAGGCCCACGGGATTGCCGCCGCCCTCTTCGAGCAGGACGCGGAGCACAACGACACGGTGACCCCCTACTGGGCCTGGTTCGCCCTGAAAGACCGTCTGCGCGCCGGGGCCCCCGTGCTGGTGGAGTGGAGCGACTGGGGCGGCCACTGGGTGGTGGCCAAGGGTTTCGACGACCGCGGGACGGCGGACTTCGCCGACGACGTGATCTTCTTCGCCGACCCCTACGACCGGCACGACGACCGGATGGAGGGGACTACGATCTTCAACATGGAGCGGTTTTACTGGATGTGGTACGACGCCCGCCTTTTCGGCCGCTATCGGGCCCGCATCCACATCGTCCCCGGTTTTTAGGCGCTTCAGCGGCTGCGTTTTTACCCGCAGGTTGTCAATCCCGGTTGACTTCCCAGGCCACTTTCACCGGGCAATGTCCCCGAAAAAGCGAAGCCCCTTCAACGTGGAATCGTTGCCAGGTCACGCAAGATCGTGGGGTCGATCTCATGAAACGCCGACCGGGAACACGATTTGCGGCCCATGCCGTCTTCCTTTGCGAGCTTGGCGCCCTGGCGAGAATCGATCCGGATCGAGATCTCGCCAGGCGCAAAGCTCGCGAAGAAATCTGAACTCTGTCCTCCCTGTTCGTGTATTTCGTGTATTCCGTGGTCCTTTCTCCGGTTTCCCCAGTCAGGGCCCCTGTGGTATAATCCAGGAAAATTCTGCGCAAGGAGTGTGGCATGGCGTACACCTTCGAGGAACTCAAAGGCAAGTCCGTGGCGGAGCTGCGCGAGATCGCCAAGACCATCCAGCACGAGGCGGTCCAGGGCGCCACCCAGATGAACAAGGAGCACCTGCTGGCCAACCTCTGCAAGGCGCTGCACATCGACATGCACCACCACCTCCACGTGGTGGGCATCGACAAGACGTCCGTCAAGCGCGAGATCCGCGAGCTGAAGAAGCGGCGCGACGACCCGGCCGCGGCGAAGAGCCGCGCGGAGATGCGGAAGATCCACCGGGAGATCCACGAACGGAAGCACAAGCTGCGCCGCGCCATGATGTGACGGCTTTTCGCCGTGCCGCCGGCACGACGGTCCATCGGAATCTGCGCATGATCAAAACCGGACGATGGTTTCTGGCTGGCGTGTTGCTCTGGGCGGCGGGTTGCCTCGCCCCGGCGCAGGGCGACGCCCCGGACGAACTCTCGCGGCTGAAACGGGAAATCGAGGAACTCAAGCGACGGGACGCGGAGAAACAGCGGGTCATCGAGACGCTGACGAAGCGGCTCGACGCCCTGCAGGCGGCCCTGGGCGCCCCAGTCGCCGAGCCGGCCGCCCTCTCCCCGCCGGGAGAGGGCTCGCCGCCCCCCCGGGGTCACGACGCCGACGAGCCGGCGGAGGGCTGCACGCACGCGGGCCACGACCACGGGAAGCCCGGGGACGACGAAACCGCCTCCCCCCGCCGGATGGAGATCGCCCTGGACGTCCAGGCCGCGGTGGGGGGGTCCACCCGGCCCGACCCGGAAATCCCCCTGATCGAAGGGGGCGGCCACGACCCGGACCGGCGGGGTTTCACCTTCCGCCTGGCCGAGCTGGCCTTTGCCGGCAACGTGGACCCCTGGTTCCGGGTGGAGGCCTATCTCACGGCCGCGATCGACAGCCGGACCGGCGAGACCGGGGTGGAACTCGAGGAAGCTTTCGCCACCACCGCGTGTCTCCCGCGAGGGCTCCAGGTCAAGGCCGGGCAGTTTCTCACCGAGTTCGGCCGGTCCAACCCCACCCACCCCCACGCCTGGACCTGGCTGGACCAGCCGATCATCAACACCCGCGTCTTCGGTCCCGACGGCATGCGCGGCCCGGGGGCGCGCCTGTCGTGGGAGGCGCCTCTGCCCTGGCGTTCCCGGCTCTTCCTGGGGGTGCAGAACCCGTCGGGCCAGACCATGGTCAGTTTCCTCGGGGACCCCGGGGAGGCGGCGGAAGACCCTGACGCCCCCCGCCGGCCCCTCGCGGTCCGCCCCGGGTTCCCGGGCCTTGCGGCGGCACGGCACGGGGGTCACGCGTCCGGGGCCCCCGGCGGGTGGCCGGTCGTTGACCGCCCGATCGGCCGCCTCCGGGACCTGGTCTACCTCGTCCGCTGGGACAACGCCGCCGAACTCGGCCCCAACGCCGTCCTGAAGGGCGGAGGGTCCTGGCTGCGCGGCCCCAACGCCACGGGACCGGAGGCCGGCACCGACATCTGGGGCGTGGACGCGCTGCTCCACTGGCACCCGGACCATCACGGCGGGGGCGGCCCCGCCTTCACGCTGACGGGCGAGGGCATCCGCCGGGCCTACACCGCCGCCGCGTCGCTCGCCGCGGACGGGCACGGGGGACTGGTTTCCCTGCCGGAGACCACCCTGGTGGACTGGGGGCTGAACCTTCAGGGAGTGTTCACCTTCCGGAAAGGGCTGGCGGCGGGGCTGCGTGTCGAGTACGCCTCGGGGAGCCACGACGGGGTCATCCCCCGGGAGGCGGACCCGCTCCGCGCGGACCGCCTGCGCCTTTCCCCGCTCTTCTCCTGGAGCCCGAGTCACTTCAGCCGGTTCCGACTCCAGTACAACTACGACCGGTCCGACGCCCTCGACCCCCGGGACTCCCACTCGGTGTGGCTGGGCCTGGAGTTCATGCTCGGTGGGCACACGGCCCACGAAGAAGACTGATGGGGCCGCAAAAAGTCGCGAAAGGGAGATTTCCCGCGAATAACACGAATATACGCGAATTTATAACACGAATAATATCTAGTAGTTTTTGAATTCTGATTCGCGTTTATTCGCGTGATTCGCGGGCAAAATGCGACTTTTTACGGGGGTGTCAAGACTGACCCCCTCGCCCCGGGAACCGTTGCCGCCCCGGGGCGTGAAACGGAGGGACCCGTGAACGGGAGAAACCGGCGTGAATTGCTCCGGGATTCCATCGCCCTGGCCCTGGCCGGTCTCGGTCCGGCCGGGTTCGGCGGGTGCCGGGAAGCGTCTCCCGGCCAGCCTGCCAGGGGCGACGCGAACGGCGGGGAACGGGAGGGGAACGGGGGCGGCCCGGCCTTCCAGCCCGCCTGCCTCGCCCTCCACCGCCGCGGTGAACTGAAGCGGCGGGGCGAGCAACTGTGGCAGTCCATGAAGCACTGCCGGCTCTGCCCGCGAGAGTGCGGCGCCGCGCGGCTCGACGGACAGGCGGGCTTCTGCGGGGCCACCACCCGGCTGGACGTCGCCTCCCACTACCCCCACCGGGGGGAGGAACGGCCCCTGTCGGGGAGCCGCGGGTCCGGGACCGTTTTCCTGACCCACTGCGGGCTGCGGTGCGTCTTCTGCATCAACTGGGAGATCAGCCATGGCGGCCAGGGCACGCCCTGCCGGGTCCCGGACCTGGCGGCCATGATGCTGGACCTCGAGCGGCGGGGCT
This Acidobacteriota bacterium DNA region includes the following protein-coding sequences:
- a CDS encoding C39 family peptidase, which encodes MFLARLFLACAAAFAGVAAASPPGTGADPAGTPPAAPQPAPAKAKASALPYYSTLDFENLPLQEGLCHLPVTGWQQSTDYTCGPASVLSLLRYWGLVTETDPKILTKIERQLAAEMGSNMTCGTTPEAILAWFQAHGIAAALFEQDAEHNDTVTPYWAWFALKDRLRAGAPVLVEWSDWGGHWVVAKGFDDRGTADFADDVIFFADPYDRHDDRMEGTTIFNMERFYWMWYDARLFGRYRARIHIVPGF
- a CDS encoding Ig-like domain repeat protein, translated to MKPRIAVLLLLLIVALPGAGGLSRAATLTVTSTADSGAGSLRNTIAAAASGDTLQFGFASGTITLTSGSLTVNKSLTITGLGADKLTVSGNSVSRVFDVTSGTVTLSGMKITAGHVSGYYSGGANGAGLRVAAGATVTVDACWFLSNTANYAGEFDPCGGAIYNQGTLTVTAGTFSGNSACGGSAVANDGTAAFTNCTFSGNSAQFGGAVLNLSGTTTLLNCTVAGNTIVANDNGGGLNLYNGSIALRNTLGAQNSAAVGNARVDLDDNWGGTGTFQSQGYNLVGDLGQYAFSGNTTGDRYGDPLSSTTPNPGAVESGTAIDPLLSALDTGLAQGGTTPTRPLQSGSPAIDNGTAAGAPEKDQRGYNRSGNTDIGAFEFNGTLQDPTTTALTSAPNPSAWGQSVTLTATVTSSGGTPTGTVTFFDGAANLGTGALNGSGVAALTTAALAVGTHALTATYSGSTGFGASTSPVHSHAVNPLPTATVVTAAPNPSLFGQPVTITATVSAAAGTPTGTVQFTADGANLGGPVPLSGGTASLGTSSLSVGGHPVSAQYLPDTPAFAGSTGSLSGGQTVNKANTSTILVSSQNPSRFGQSVTFTATVTSVAPGGGVPSGTVTFTDNGAFLGSGTLNGSGTATFTTASLGVATHPIRAEYAGSGSHNGSLSSHLNQVVQPSASFTSLAASPNPSVSGQPVSFTATVTAVAPGAGTPSGTVTFLDNGSAIGTGSLDGSGTVTFNTSSLAVGTHLVIAQYGGDAAFDPSPSTPLTQTVQKAGTTTAVTSMPNPSTYGQPATFTATVTAVAPGAGTPTGTVTFLDGAATLGTGTLIGGVATFSTGALAVGAHTVTARYDGDALFEASTSPVLSQAVNQADTTTGLASAPNPSRYGQSVTFTATVTVNAPGAGTPTGTVTFHDGATTLGTGTLAGGAATFTTAALGVGPHTMTAVYVGDASFNPSTSTPLTQTVQKADTTTSLGAAPNPSRVGQPVTFTATVTVNAPGSGAPTGTVTFLEGATTLGTGTLAGGAATLTTAALGVGPHTVTARYDGDAAFNPSTSPAGTQTVQKADTTTGLNAAPNPSVYGQAVTFTATVAVTAPGAGTPTGTVTFLEGATTLGTGTLSGGTATFTTPALGVGPHTVTARYDGDPSFNPSTSAPLAQDVQKANTTTGLNTAPNPSVYGQAVTFTATVAVTAPGAGTPTGTVTFLDGATTLGTGTLSGDTATFTNPTLSVATHTVTARYDGDAAFNPSTSSAVNQTVDKAETTTALVSAPNPSVFGQAVTFTATVAVSAPGAGTPTGTVTFLEGATTLGTGTLSGTTATFTAATLAAGPHAVTARYDGDAAFNTSTSSAVNQTVNKADTATALTSSPNPSVFGQAVTFTATVTAVAPGTGTPAGTVTFLDGATTLGTGALAGGTATFTTAALAVATHPVTARYEGDPSFNTSTSTILDQGVQKADSTAAVASSANPSAWGQSVTFTATVTAAAPGAGTPTGAVTFLDGAATLGTAALDGSGVASFSTSALEVATHPVTVSYGGDGHFNGSTSGVLSQVVNPAGTATALALSASPVCEGEPVTFTATVTVTAPGAGTPTGTVTFYDDAVSLGTGTLDGAGTAVLTTAAMAPGARTVSAAYGGDAHFGASTSPGAGHTVNPLPTPLITGPATVCLGSDVTLDAGADYAAYHWSPGGETTRAITVSPAAATAYTVTVTTAAGCTATSPDHTVTVLSVTEITAMPLPRTIWAGQAATLSVLASGETLHYQWYRGVASDVSEPVGGDANTFTTPALAETTPYWVQVTGGCGPADSVTAWVTVRQVASHAVVDFDANGISDVFWRNDVQDVTSAWLLENDGAIVGLYLGGSGDGVWEVKGLNDFTGDGPDDVLWRNRFSGELSMWILGKGGVVADESPGEVDPAWQIVGTGDVNADGMADLFWRNDELGLLSLWFMDGAAVKGSLDLGGVGSVDWQVVGTADFDGSGTADLFWRHGPTGAPSIWLLNDRGFAADVSPGPMDPAWHVLGFGDVDRDGCADVLWRNAETGALSLWLINAGGLQRSIDMGTVSDLNWKVMGVGDFNGDGRADLLWRNMTTGTLAFWYLHEKGIVGNPSPGAATPDWQTLNHVILNVFPAGGGKGDGAPPPPAPAAEAAPLPR